From the genome of Anopheles moucheti chromosome 3, idAnoMoucSN_F20_07, whole genome shotgun sequence, one region includes:
- the LOC128303128 gene encoding PAS domain-containing serine/threonine-protein kinase produces the protein MDSSCSIHTEDSGKEVRNESTRCSRGNKQLLNINCTTSKKRTAFRRCRPSEGFSRPESSSKLKPYNAFTPLSELRQISIFIPGPNTLCNSFEANQSFPRIGRRSIRYGGGQLSRASLVGKINSSVRLSWHSMANMDRVRVDGSNGVRFTAFRPKGSCYPHGVASPYNNSYIASTSESIGRLPKSDINPNKAVFTIDSKTSRILIVNRNACELLGYNSKELCEMEFTNLLLNKNKMHVSALAEGQLNSEDGTVIILSGKVVELCTKYDKNVAVSLWVRQIDTEGQRCLAVAEPVERRIALVVIDQNGYIVSADNEALMLFQLDSIDKFGGMDVTLLIPAIQLPDPDSSLIAKHIRKQKATGKTQDGVSFPLCLMISHHETGTDTTDSGLSNPNALLYMVTIWVYTNLSGLLVIDENSVIESCNHHFSMLMFGIPQSKTIGEHITKLIPNFGQETDCLTRSRNATLSSLDNDESETETDHVELENNKGEFLQSALNDIQTSHCDNASPVLEPRKVCLDFTNVSHTGKRSFNSSAIAVTSTQPGGSTVRDGPDVEQAICIASDCTTDEPGNQYSIVVTSEKIIYVEDNSENNRNFANVSNAQNSHALKPCTSSLAQTPLAVSGSITPSANNASVSHSVSASNALVAAEEVANKFNSVLASEEYVNLSESDLLTPVNENSLCMNLLNSKNVSINVTKSPLYTSEDINVALMKDSTPASAPPVMVTPRFIKPYELAKGGAGSLVTSTPDQHKRHSAGGINDLIRQMGISAKRMSYVDGKYRGEAIHYDGNVIDIIYTISSQMLPCGRKVYCIWISRDPESSYNNLEEANVTLTFNSITSTIDNSLGQPGKSTNAAAATIAAGQSRPNSVSLVSQCEEEQVFGEYNKHYTTIKQIGKGAYGYVKLSYRNTDRLLVISKFILKEKLCSNFMIATEDKKEIPMEIYLLTHVKHPNIVTVFDVFENEKFFQLVMEVHGSGMDLFEFIDRRPALTEKLGCYIFRQIANAVDYLHSLNILHRDIKDENIIIDQHFHVKLIDFGSATFMQEGKLFSTFYGTTEYCSPEVLAGNKYAGPELEMWSLGVTLYVLMFFENPFLDIEETLKSELIIPQEISPELEYVLLALLDKNPKTRITMKQLIGTEWLTQDINPSAFNFAQIVPCEPYEVNPEKYYNGQIYSSQTGLSTSPHSLSLVDDEDEGDDEDDEPHAHIDDSFVDPEELQDDEICPLSHDDEKPLEQSYEIYSVRDTHAGTTLAKGINNLSLHESNEPKSTASSTNHNNPKDSAAVADVIRADSLAHYDKEKQIISSIVQSDQTQMQHHQPGQHELSEGDEVPISTKRTKCNLVMIRQDLMETNRQQQFHHDDDGGTSNSDSSALHPMILVVTGKDESNHTIDTDYENDTFEEEDINDR, from the exons ATGGACAG CAGTTGCAGCATTCACACGGAAGACAGTGGGAAAGAAGTGCGAAATGAATCAACACGATGCAGCAGAGGAAACAAGCAACTGCTGAACATAAACTGTACAACTAGCAAAAAACGTACTGCATTCCGTCGGTGCCGTCCAAGTGAGGGATTTTCTAGACCTGAATCATCTTCTAAACTCAAGCCGTACAATGCATTCACACCGTTAAGCGAATTAAG ACAAATCTCCATTTTTATTCCGGGGCCTAATACTTTGTGTAACTCGTTTGAGGCAAACCAAAGTTTTCCGCGTATTGGAAGAAGGAGCATCAGATACGGTGGAGGACAGCTCAGTAGAGCTTCGTTGGTAGGTAAAATAAATTCATCGGTACGGCTGAGCTGGCACTCAATGGCAAACATGGATCGGGTCCGCGTGGACGGCTCCAATGGTGTTAGATTCACGGCTTTCCGTCCGAAGGGAAGCTGCTATCCGCACGGTGTAGCGTCACCGTATAACAATTCTTACATTGCATCCACATCGGAATCGATTGGGCGGCTTCCAAAAAGTGATATTAACCCGAACAAGGCTGTCTTTACCATCGACTCGAAGACGTCCCGCATACTGATTGTGAATCGAAATGCCTGCGAGCTGCTAGGATACAATTCGAAGGAACTGTGCGAGATGGAGTTTACCAATTTGCTCTTGAACAAAAATAAGATGCACGTGTCGGCGTTGGCAGAAGGTCAGCTGAACAGTGAGGATGGGACGGTGATTATCTTAAGCGGAAAAGTGGTCGAGCTGTGCACGAAATACGACAAGAATGTAGCCGTTTCACTGTGGGTTCGGCAGATCGACACCGAAGGGCAGAGATGTCTGGCTGTGGCTGAACCAGTGGAACGACGAATAGCCCTAGTGGTGATCGATCAGAACGGGTACATTGTGTCCGCCGACAATGAGGCCTTGATGCTTTTCCAGCTGGATTCGATTGATAAATTTGGTGGAATGGATGTCACGCTTCTAATACCGGCCATCCAGTTACCAGATCCGGACTCGAGTCTTATAGCGAAGCATATCAGAAAACAGAAGGCAACCGGAAAAACTCAGGATGGCGTTTCCTTTCCATTGTGTTTGATGATTTCGCACCATGAAACCGGCACCGACACCACGGACAGTGGGCTGTCCAACCCGAACGCTTTACTATACATGGTCACCATTTGGGTATACACCAATTTGTCCGGGTTACTGGTTATCGATGAAAACTCCGTAATAGAATCGTGCAACCATCACTTTTCAATGCTAATGTTCGGCATCCCGCAGAGCAAAACGATCGGAGAGCACATCACGAAACTGATACCTAACTTTGGGCAAGAAACCGATTGTTTGACTAGAAGTCGAAACGCTACGCTGTCCTCTCTTGACAACGACGAAtcggaaacggaaacggatCATGTGGAACTGGAGAATAACAAGGGAGAATTTCTACAAAGTGCTCTAAATGATATACAAACATCCCATTGCGATAATGCTAGTCCTGTTTTGGAGCCGCGCAAGGTATGTCTGGATTTTACGAACGTCTCACACACCGGGAAACGATCATTCAACAGTAGTGCGATTGCTGTAACGAGCACGCAACCCGGTGGATCAACGGTACGGGACGGTCCGGATGTTGAACAAGCGATTTGTATTGCTAGCGATTGTACTACCGACGAGCCTGGAAACCAATACAGTATTGTGGTAACCTCGGAAAAGATTATCTACGTAGAGGACAATAGTGAAAATAATCGAAACTTTGCAAACGTATCAAACGCACAAAACTCCCATGCCTTAAAG CCGTGCACTTCTTCATTAGCGCAGACGCCCCTAGCAGTATCGGGATCCATTACACCATCCGCCAACAATGCATCAGTATCACATAGTGTATCAGCATCTAACGCGTTGGTAGCTGCCGAAGAGGTAGCGAACAAGTTTAATAGTGTCTTAGCATCGGAAGAATATGTTAATTTATCGGAAAGCGATTTGCTCACGCCAGTCAACGAAAATTCCTTATGTATGAATTTGTTAAATTCGAAAAACGTGTCAATCAACGTCACTAAAAGTCCTCTGTACACCTCGGAGGACATAAATGTGGCCCTGATGAAGGACAGCACACCGGCCAGTGCGCCTCCGGTTATGGTCACCCCTCGATTCATCAAACCGTACGAACTTGCCAAAGGAGGAGCAGGTTCGCTTGTGACTTCCACACCGGATCAGCACAAACGGCATTCGGCCGGAGGTATTAACGATTTAATCCGACAGATGGGAATTTCTGCAAAGCGAATGTCTTATGTGGATGGAAAATACCGCGGGGAAGCGATCCATTATGATGGGAATGTGATTGATATTATTTACACCATCTCCAGCCAGATGCTTCCCTGCGGTCGTAAGGTGTATTGCATTTGGATAAGCCGAGATCCCGAATCGTCATATAACAATCTGGAGGAGGCAAACGTCACGCTTACTTTTAACAGCATTACCAGCACGATCGATAACTCACTGGGCCAACCAGGGAAGAGCACAAACGCGGCGGCAGCTACAATTGCTGCAGGTCAAAGCCGACCGAATTCTGTCTCGCTGGTATCACAATGTGAAGAAGAGCAAGTGTTCGGAGAGTACAACAAACACTACACAACGATAAAGCAGATCGGTAAAGGGGCTTACGGGTATGTGAAGCTAAGCTACCGCAACACGGACCGACTGTTGGTGATATCGAAGTTTATACTGAAAGAGAAACTGTGCTCCAATTTTATGATCGCCACTGAGGATAAGAAGGAGATTCCGATGGAGATATATCTACTGACGCACGTGAAGCATCCCAACATCGTGACTGTGTTCGATGTGTTTGAAAACGAGAAATTCTTCCAGCTCGTCATGGAGGTGCACGGCTCGGGAATGGATCTGTTCGAGTTTATCGACCGACGGCCAGCGCTGACGGAAAAGCTCGGCTGTTACATTTTTCGCCAGATCGCTAACGCGGTCGATTATCTGCACTCGCTGAACATTTTGCACCGTGATATCAAGGATGAAAACATTATAATCGATCAGCATTTCCACGTGAAGCTCATTGACTTTGGGTCGGCCACGTTTATGCAGGAAGGCAAACTGTTCTCCACCTTCTATGGTACGACGGAGTACTGCAGTCCCGAGGTGTTGGCGGGTAATAAGTATGCTGGACCGGAGCTGGAAATGTGGTCGTTAGGAGTGACGCTATACGTGCTTATGTTTTTCGAAAATCCCTTCCTGGATATCGAAGAAACGCTCAAGTCGGAATTAATCATACCGCAGGAGATCAGTCCCGAGTTGGAGTACGTTTTGCTGGCGCTGCTCGACAAAAATCCAAAAACACGAATAACGATGAAACAATTAATCGGTACCGAGTGGTTGACTCAAGACATTAATCCAAGTGCGTTCAACTTTGCCCAGATTGTGCCATGCGAGCCATATGAGGTGAACCCGGAGAAATACTACAACGGGCAGATTTATTCTAGTCAAACCGGGCTTTCCACGTCGCCCCATAGTTTATCGCTAGTggacgatgaagatgaaggtgatgatgaggatgacgAGCCTCATGCCCACATTGATGATTCATTTGTTGATCCGGAAGAATTGCAGGACGATGAAATTTGTCCTCTATCCCACGACGATGAGAAACCATTAGAACAATCTTACG AAATATACAGTGTACGTGATACACATGCTGGTACTACGTTGGCCAAAGGAATTAATAATCTGTCTCTGCACGAAAGTAATGAACCAAAATCTACAGCTTCGTCCACCAATCACAACAATCCAAAGGATTCTGCCGCAGTTGCCGACGTAATTAGAGCAG ATTCTTTAGCGCACtatgataaagaaaaacagattATTTCAAGCATTGTTCAATCAGATCAGACACAAATGCAGCATCATCAGCCCGGACAACACGAGCTAAGCGAGGGTGATGAAGTGCCAATATccacgaaacgaacgaaatgcAATTTGGTCATGATAAGACAAGATTTAATGGAAACAAACCGGCAACAACAGTTTcatcacgatgatgatggtggcacGAGCAATAGTGATAGTAGTGCTCTGCATCCGATGATACTAGTCGTAACGGGGAAGGATGAGAGCAATCACACGATTGATACCGATTATGAGAATGACACTTTCGAGGAGGAGGACATCAATGACCGTTAA
- the LOC128301906 gene encoding oxysterol-binding protein-related protein 2 isoform X1, whose translation MAERVVNEKNGQCDNLRTSLPVPMFSRNDFNIWSVLKNCIGKELSKITMPVVFNEPLSFLQRMTEYMEYAKLLRVASEQATPLERLKYVSAFAVSALASNWERLGKPFNPLLGETYELTRSEFRIICEQVSHHPPISAFHADSESFRFHGSIHPKLKFWGKSVEIQPKGVVTVEFPKLNEAYSWSNVNCCVHNVIVGKLWIEQYGMMEVVSHQHGLKATLNFKPSGWNNKDLHRVEGYITDRNKRKTHFLYGKWTEFIKCTDYVSYEEYIKENAHKFKRNADERSKSPNESPGNTPRKVLSKLNSLKMSSFKSLSIQEPDDPPEPSEGDIPKSDSTYSIDIPNSVTLWEAESRPPNTAEYYQFTNFAMSLNQLEDHMKQPRALCPTDSRLRPDIRKLEQGDMDGAAAEKTRLEEKQRENRKKSKKGGQEELVIFPRWFNQSVNPHTKQEDWIYKGGYWDRNDDNLELDIF comes from the exons ATGGCAGAGAGAGttgttaatgaaaaaaatggcCAGTGTGACAATCTCAG AACATCGCTTCCGGTTCCTATGTTTTCGCGCAATGACTTCAACATCTGGTCAGTACTAAAGAATTGCATCGGAAAGGAACTTAGCAAAATCACGATGCCGGTTGTGTTTAATGAACCACTAAG CTTTTTGCAGCGTATGACCGAGTATATGGAGTACGCAAAATTGCTACGAGTGGCTTCCGAGCAGGCTACTCcgttggagcgattgaagtaCGTCTCCGCGTTCGCCGTCTCAGCGCTGGCCTCCAACTGGGAGCGCCTTGGGAAGCCGTTCAATCCGTTACTGGGTGAAACGTACGAACTCACTCGTTCTGAGTTTCGTATCATATGCGAGCAG GTATCCCATCATCCACCGATATCCGCATTCCATGCCGACTCGGAAAGTTTCCGATTCCATGGTTCGATTCATCCGAAGCTTAAGTTTTGGGGTAAAAGTGTCGAAATACAACCGAAAGGTGTCGTGACAGTGGAGTTCCCAAAGCTCAATGAAGCTTACTCCTGGAGCAATGTGAACTGCTGCGTACACAACGTGATCGTTGGCAAGCTGTGGATCGAACAGTACGGAATGATGGAGGTCGTTAGCCACCAGCATGGTCTGAAGGCCACACTCAACTTTAAACCCTCCGGGTGGAACAACAAAGATTTACACCGCGTGGAGGGATACATCACGGACCGGAA CAAACGCAAAACGCATTTTCTCTACGGCAAATGGACGGAGTTCATCAAGTGTACGGACTACGTTTCGTACGAGGAATACATCAAGGAAAATGCTCACAAATTTAAACGTAACGCCGACGAACGCAGCAAGAGTCCCAACGAATCGCCGGGAAATACTCCTCGCAAAGTGCTGTCCAAACTGAACAGCTTGAAGATGAGCTCTTTCAAAAGTCTTTCGATACAAGAG CCGGACGACCCACCGGAACCATCAGAAGGAGATATTCCCAAGAGTGATTCCACCTATTCGATCGATATTCCAAACTCTGTCACACTTTGGGAAGCCGAATCACGTCCACCGAATACGGCCGAGTACTACCAATTCACCAACTTTGCTATGTCCTTGAACCAGCTGGAGGACCACATGAAGCAACCTCGTGCACTGTGCCCGACGGATTCCCGTCTCCGGCCTGACATCAGAAAACTAGAGCAGGGCGATATGGATGGTGCGGCTGCTGAGAAGACGCGACTTGAAGAAAAACAGCGCGAAAATcgcaagaaaagcaaaaaaggaggACAAGAGGAGCTGGTGATCTTTCCCCG ctgGTTCAACCAGAGCGTCAATCCGCACACGAAGCAGGAAGATTGGATCTACAAGGGAGGCTATTGGGATCGAAACGATGACAATCTGGAACTGGATATATTTTAA
- the LOC128301906 gene encoding oxysterol-binding protein-related protein 2 isoform X2: protein MFSRNDFNIWSVLKNCIGKELSKITMPVVFNEPLSFLQRMTEYMEYAKLLRVASEQATPLERLKYVSAFAVSALASNWERLGKPFNPLLGETYELTRSEFRIICEQVSHHPPISAFHADSESFRFHGSIHPKLKFWGKSVEIQPKGVVTVEFPKLNEAYSWSNVNCCVHNVIVGKLWIEQYGMMEVVSHQHGLKATLNFKPSGWNNKDLHRVEGYITDRNKRKTHFLYGKWTEFIKCTDYVSYEEYIKENAHKFKRNADERSKSPNESPGNTPRKVLSKLNSLKMSSFKSLSIQEPDDPPEPSEGDIPKSDSTYSIDIPNSVTLWEAESRPPNTAEYYQFTNFAMSLNQLEDHMKQPRALCPTDSRLRPDIRKLEQGDMDGAAAEKTRLEEKQRENRKKSKKGGQEELVIFPRWFNQSVNPHTKQEDWIYKGGYWDRNDDNLELDIF, encoded by the exons ATGTTTTCGCGCAATGACTTCAACATCTGGTCAGTACTAAAGAATTGCATCGGAAAGGAACTTAGCAAAATCACGATGCCGGTTGTGTTTAATGAACCACTAAG CTTTTTGCAGCGTATGACCGAGTATATGGAGTACGCAAAATTGCTACGAGTGGCTTCCGAGCAGGCTACTCcgttggagcgattgaagtaCGTCTCCGCGTTCGCCGTCTCAGCGCTGGCCTCCAACTGGGAGCGCCTTGGGAAGCCGTTCAATCCGTTACTGGGTGAAACGTACGAACTCACTCGTTCTGAGTTTCGTATCATATGCGAGCAG GTATCCCATCATCCACCGATATCCGCATTCCATGCCGACTCGGAAAGTTTCCGATTCCATGGTTCGATTCATCCGAAGCTTAAGTTTTGGGGTAAAAGTGTCGAAATACAACCGAAAGGTGTCGTGACAGTGGAGTTCCCAAAGCTCAATGAAGCTTACTCCTGGAGCAATGTGAACTGCTGCGTACACAACGTGATCGTTGGCAAGCTGTGGATCGAACAGTACGGAATGATGGAGGTCGTTAGCCACCAGCATGGTCTGAAGGCCACACTCAACTTTAAACCCTCCGGGTGGAACAACAAAGATTTACACCGCGTGGAGGGATACATCACGGACCGGAA CAAACGCAAAACGCATTTTCTCTACGGCAAATGGACGGAGTTCATCAAGTGTACGGACTACGTTTCGTACGAGGAATACATCAAGGAAAATGCTCACAAATTTAAACGTAACGCCGACGAACGCAGCAAGAGTCCCAACGAATCGCCGGGAAATACTCCTCGCAAAGTGCTGTCCAAACTGAACAGCTTGAAGATGAGCTCTTTCAAAAGTCTTTCGATACAAGAG CCGGACGACCCACCGGAACCATCAGAAGGAGATATTCCCAAGAGTGATTCCACCTATTCGATCGATATTCCAAACTCTGTCACACTTTGGGAAGCCGAATCACGTCCACCGAATACGGCCGAGTACTACCAATTCACCAACTTTGCTATGTCCTTGAACCAGCTGGAGGACCACATGAAGCAACCTCGTGCACTGTGCCCGACGGATTCCCGTCTCCGGCCTGACATCAGAAAACTAGAGCAGGGCGATATGGATGGTGCGGCTGCTGAGAAGACGCGACTTGAAGAAAAACAGCGCGAAAATcgcaagaaaagcaaaaaaggaggACAAGAGGAGCTGGTGATCTTTCCCCG ctgGTTCAACCAGAGCGTCAATCCGCACACGAAGCAGGAAGATTGGATCTACAAGGGAGGCTATTGGGATCGAAACGATGACAATCTGGAACTGGATATATTTTAA